One segment of Phragmites australis chromosome 13, lpPhrAust1.1, whole genome shotgun sequence DNA contains the following:
- the LOC133889187 gene encoding protein LURP-one-related 6-like, translated as MDNSIPVVSKIFCKGTPTMLMIRRRPIVVNGGGFVVTDLSQNVVFVVDGCGILGSKGKLMIKDGEGEPILFISRKGGIVQALSTRNKWNGYSMDYQGKDKLVFSLTDPKSCIAKSAPIRIHIEPKRHCKSWDFEIGGSFADRDCTIIDCTGKIVAQMGREEMIGGKDFYHVQVQSGHDQAFIIGVMAILDNIHGESTRC; from the exons ATGGACAACAGTATTCCTGTAGTTAGCAAGATTTTTTGCAAAGGCACTCCAACAATGCTGATGATCAGGAGGAGACCCATTGTCGTGAATGGTGGTGGTTTTGTTGTTACTGACCTCAGTCAAAATGTTGTTTTCGTCGTAGACGGTTGTGGAATACTTGGATCAAAGGGAAAGCTTATGATCAAAGATGGTGAAGGAGAACCAATACTATTCATTTCTAGAAAG GGAGGAATTGTCCAGGCCCTGAGCACTAGGAACAAATGGAATGGGTACTCAATGGATTACCAAGGAAAAGACAAATTGGTCTTTAGCCTAACTGATCCAAAATCATGCATAGCAAAAAGTGCTCCAATTAGAATTCATATTGAACCCAAGAGGCACTGCAAAAGTTGGGATTTTGAAATTGGTGGATCTTTTGCAGATAGAGATTGTACAATAATTGATTGCACTGGTAAAATAGTAGCCCAG ATGGGTAGGGAAGAAATGATAGGAGGCAAGGACTTCTACCACGTGCAAGTGCAGTCGGGCCATGACCAGGCTTTCATCATTGGGGTGATGGCAATTCTTGACAACATACATGGAGAATCCACCAGATGCTGA